Proteins from one Ramlibacter sp. PS4R-6 genomic window:
- a CDS encoding MarR family winged helix-turn-helix transcriptional regulator produces the protein MNSTAGARSSRRSDSPPSRKPNLKAVEAVDTSYLEGLIGYNARRAALAVIEVFLERMSVYDLRPVDFSVLSLVTHNPGITSRQLCTTLGILPPNLVGMVNALEKRDLVERHPHPSDGRAMGLHLTAAGQKLMRSAEKTAAQLEADAAGKLTPAEVKTLIRLLKKVYL, from the coding sequence ATGAACTCAACCGCTGGGGCCCGATCGTCAAGAAGATCGGATTCACCGCCGAGTCGTAAGCCGAACCTGAAAGCCGTCGAGGCCGTCGACACGAGCTACCTCGAGGGCCTCATCGGCTACAACGCGCGGCGCGCGGCGCTCGCCGTGATCGAGGTGTTCCTCGAGCGCATGTCGGTGTACGACCTGCGCCCGGTGGACTTCTCGGTGCTGTCGCTCGTCACGCACAACCCCGGCATCACGTCGCGGCAGCTGTGCACCACGCTGGGCATCCTGCCGCCGAACCTGGTGGGCATGGTGAACGCGCTGGAAAAGCGCGACCTCGTGGAGCGCCACCCGCACCCGAGCGACGGCCGCGCGATGGGCCTGCACCTGACCGCGGCCGGCCAGAAGCTGATGCGCAGCGCCGAGAAGACCGCCGCGCAACTCGAAGCCGATGCTGCCGGGAAGCTGACGCCGGCGGAAGTGAA